In the genome of Oxalobacter aliiformigenes, one region contains:
- a CDS encoding DUF2569 family protein, which produces MENNEPIQENRNGDPFPDAPRGVGGWLAWLIIALTILNPLFSIFLLASEFGTAEHVNPALLQMPPYVQYKWFSWGLILVCCVVSIGAGYRLWKTHVWKSVREAIFSLWIIGPLSTVVLVAYLYVNFGSLIEKSMMDILGSLFRSIFFAGLWTAYLLRSKRVRNTYARDETPRSFSGF; this is translated from the coding sequence ATGGAAAACAACGAACCGATTCAGGAAAACAGGAACGGCGATCCGTTTCCCGATGCCCCCAGGGGAGTAGGGGGCTGGCTGGCCTGGCTGATCATCGCTCTGACGATATTGAATCCGCTGTTCTCCATCTTCCTGCTCGCTTCCGAATTCGGCACGGCAGAGCATGTGAACCCCGCCTTGCTGCAAATGCCTCCTTACGTCCAGTACAAATGGTTCAGTTGGGGACTTATCCTGGTCTGTTGCGTCGTCAGTATCGGTGCCGGCTACCGGCTCTGGAAAACCCACGTCTGGAAATCGGTCAGGGAAGCCATCTTCTCTCTCTGGATCATCGGGCCATTGTCAACAGTCGTCCTTGTCGCCTATCTCTATGTGAATTTCGGATCGCTCATTGAAAAATCGATGATGGATATCCTCGGCAGCCTGTTCCGTTCAATTTTCTTCGCCGGACTCTGGACAGCCTACCTGCTTCGTTCGAAAAGAGTCCGGAACACCTATGCCA